The following coding sequences are from one Triticum aestivum cultivar Chinese Spring chromosome 5A, IWGSC CS RefSeq v2.1, whole genome shotgun sequence window:
- the LOC123102309 gene encoding uncharacterized protein, with translation MSHFAAMKSPVPVAAAAAAATDAKSPLFCPKPRRPVAPLRCHQSGHSDAGAGMDLLDLLLSKGDESNLSAASPQPPLFCGSPPRRASNPVVHDSRFGMDCPSSPLPWWPVMSPVTPAPVVVRPTPRPAGPPMSPRSSAGCARVFQPAVRVEGFDCLDGGRSGRGHGIAAMV, from the exons ATGAGCCACTTCGCCGCCATGAAGAGCCCCGTCCcggtcgccgccgctgccgctgccgccaccgACGCGAAGAGCCCGCTCTTCTGCCCCAAGCCGCGCCGCCCGGTCGCGCCCCTCCGGTGCCACCAGAGCGGCCACTCTGACGCGGGCGCCGGCATGGATCTGCTCGACCTCCTCCTATCAAAG GGCGACGAGAGCAATCTTTCCGCGGCGTCCCCTCAGCCGCCGCTGTTCTGTGGCTCGCCTCCGCGGCGGGCCTCGAACCCGGTGGTCCACGACAGCCGGTTCGGCATGGACTGCCCGTCCAGTCCCCTGCCATGGTGGCCGGTGATGTCGCCGGTCACGCCAGCGCCGGTGGTGGTCCGTCCCACCCCACGCCCGGCGGGACCGCCGATGTCGCCCCGTTCCTCGGCTGGGTGCGCTCGCGTGTTCCAGCCAGCCGTCCGCGTCGAGGGTTTTGACTGCCTCGACGGTGGCCGTAGCGGCCGTGGCCATGGCATCGCCGCCATGGTCTAG